TGCCGCCTGTGCAGCCGAAGAAAAATGAACCTTGCTGGTGCAACAGTGGCAAAAAGTTTAAACAATGCCATGGCAAACGACGTTAAAGGGATAGGCTCAATTGAGGCTCTTGCAACTGCTCAATAATTTTTAGATGGGCCTTAGAAAATGGGTATTGATTTAATTCTGTGAGTTCAATCCAACCTGCCCCCGTGAGGTCAACCCGATAAATTTGCGGTTCAATCTCGATTTTGAAATGGGTATAGGCATGGAAAACGGTGTTTAAGCTACGTTCGTACTGTGCCCCTGGGAATAGGTACGCGAGCAAAGCTTGAATGTCCCCTTCCTGATTGGGAAATTCCCACAGTCCCCCCAAAAGTCCATCCTGGGGGCGCTGCTGGATGAAAATTTGCTGGTCAAAATTAAGGGCGATCGCCGCCACTAACTTTTTGGTGGAGATTTGTTTTTTCGGGGCCCTGCGAGGAAAATCCGTCGGTCGGTGTTTGAGGTAAGCAGCGCAATAATTTTGCCAAGGACAATGGGGGCAATCCGGCTTTTTCACAGTGCAGAGGGTCGCCCCCAAATCCATCAGCGCCTGGTTAAAATCCCGGGAATTGTCTCGATCGAGAAGTTCTTCCGACACGTCCCATAGCTCATCTAGCGCTTTAGCAGGGGGAACTTCTAGGGCAATGAGCCGTGCCAGAACCCGCTTTACATTGCCATCAAGGATTGCCAAAGGTAAATTGCGCGCCGAACTGAGGATGCCCCCCGCCGTGGTGCGCCCAATCCCTTTAAGGCGTAGGATATTTTCGACATCTTCAGGAAACTGTCCCCCGAAGTCCCCCATAACCTGTTGGGCCGCCTGGTGAAGATTCCGCGCCCGGGCGTAATATCCCAAGCCTTCCCAGAGTTTCAACACCGTTTGTAAATCTGCCGCTGCCAAGGCCGCCACCGTCGGGAACTGTGCCAACCAACGTTCATAGTAGGGAATCACCGTCTTCACTTGGGTCTGTTGGAGCATAATTTCTGAGATCCAGACCCGATAAATATCCGGTTCATTGCGCCAGGGTAGAGTCCGTCCCTGCTGTGCGTACCATTGAAGGAGCGATCGCCGCATTTCCGTTAAGTTGTCTACTGTCCAGATGGCCATGATCAAACTAAGCCTCAACACAAAAAGAGCCCCAGCTAAAACTGAAGCTCTTTTGATTTTTTAGTACCCCCAAGGGAATTCGAATCCCTGTCGCCTCCGTGAAAGGGAGGTGTCCTAGGCCACTAGACGATGGGGGCTTGTGGACTGAGCAGAAGCGTTTTTGTTTGTTTTGCTTGCGACTCACAGTTATACAATCTAACTGAAGATTTTTAAGATGTCAACCCTTTTGTCAAAACTTTGTGTTGGGGGCTGACATTCACTCATATCTAGCGGGGAATCGTTGCCTGGGCCGCTTGATTCATCGTCGTTTTTGCCCCTCCACCGCGCACCGCCTGGAACATGCCAAAGCGACAAAGCCCTGTGCCAAAGGCCAAGCGCATCAACAGAATCGTCGGAATTTCCCGCACGGATTTGATAAAGCCCGGGAGACCATATTGCAACCACCCCCAGGGGCGAATTGCCCCGACCCAAATAGTATGGAGCCAGGAGGGGAGGGTTTCTTTGCTCCAATCAGCGTTCATGACCTGACCTTCCACAAAGCCAGTGGCTTCTAAAAGTTCAGAAAATCCTTCGATGCTCGAAAATTTCGGGTGGGCCCATTGGTCAAGCAGTTGGGTCATCACAGGCTGTTCCCACCAGTTGAGGGGAAGATGGCGATCGTCCCGTTGGTTCCAGTCGGCGACTACTAGTTTTCCGCCTGGTTTGAGCACCCGCAGCAGTTCCTGAGCAAAAATCGCTTTATCAGGCATATGGGGTCCCGCTTCCACTGACCAAACCACATCAAAGCTGCCATCAGGAAAAGATAAATTCATCGCGTCATCGACGGCGAATGTAGCGCTCACCCCTGGGGGCGTGAGTTGGGTCGCCCGTTCTACCTGCTTGGGGCTAATGGTAATTCCGGTCACGTCGAAGCCATAGTCCCGGGCGAGGATGCGGCTACTGCCGCCAATGCCACAGCCTACATCCAGCACCTTTGTGCCGGGAGGTAACTGATCTAGACCACCCCAGCGCACCATTTCGTGAACAAAATCAGCCTTTGCCTTGAGGAAATTCTTGGCCCGGGGCGGTTTTCCGTAGTGACCAAGGTGGATATGTTCCCCCCAGTAATATTCAAGAATGCCGTCTTCGGTCCATTCATCATAGGATTCGGCAACGGTTTCAGAAGATTGATAGCGGCGGGCGCTGAGGAGGTAGGCGGCGGTGGCGATCGCCAACAATGTCGCGCTAATCCCGAGGGCAATGAGCAAAATATTCATGGGCAAAAGGACATGGGTGCTGGAAAAAAAGAGCTCAAGCTATCCTAACCGATCCGGAAAAAGGTCACCTAAGGCGATCATCTTGGGGGGGTTATCCTCAAAAAATCTCCCCTAAGGTAGATTGCATTTCCATATGAAACGGGAGGCGAAATTCAGGGATTTTTGTTACGTTAGACGGGCACCTACTGCAAAAATGTGCTGTTTTTCAACGAATTTGTATGAATTTAGACTTTTTTGCCCAAAATATCTTGGGCAACACCCTCGCGGCCTATGCCATGGCGATCGCCGTTCTGGTGGGAGGCTTACTCCTGATCAATGGCTTTAGGCTATTTCTCCTCGGCTCATTGCGACAGTGGGCTAAGCGAACCCAGACGAACCTCGACCCGAAGCTCACAAAAATTTTTAGTCAGTCCCTAGTACGGCTTCTGTACGTGGGCAATATTTCTTTGGCGATCGGTAATCTCAATTTGCACCCCATCTTGAACCAGACAGTGCAAGCGTTGGTGGTGATTGCCACGACGGTGATCGGCATTCAATTGATTTCTCAATTGCTGGAATATGCAATCCGTTCTTACCTGATCCGCAAAGGAGACATTGAGCTCGAACAAAGCTTTGGGGCGTTGCTCCCGATCTTACGGTCAGTTTTGTGGGCTGTGGGAGCGGTTTTTCTCTTAGACAATCTCGGCTTCGATATCTCAGCGGTGGTGGCCAGTCTGGGGATTGGTGGTTT
The nucleotide sequence above comes from [Synechococcus] sp. NIES-970. Encoded proteins:
- the mutY gene encoding A/G-specific adenine glycosylase; the protein is MAIWTVDNLTEMRRSLLQWYAQQGRTLPWRNEPDIYRVWISEIMLQQTQVKTVIPYYERWLAQFPTVAALAAADLQTVLKLWEGLGYYARARNLHQAAQQVMGDFGGQFPEDVENILRLKGIGRTTAGGILSSARNLPLAILDGNVKRVLARLIALEVPPAKALDELWDVSEELLDRDNSRDFNQALMDLGATLCTVKKPDCPHCPWQNYCAAYLKHRPTDFPRRAPKKQISTKKLVAAIALNFDQQIFIQQRPQDGLLGGLWEFPNQEGDIQALLAYLFPGAQYERSLNTVFHAYTHFKIEIEPQIYRVDLTGAGWIELTELNQYPFSKAHLKIIEQLQEPQLSLSL
- a CDS encoding oxidoreductase, zinc-binding dehydrogenase family translates to MNILLIALGISATLLAIATAAYLLSARRYQSSETVAESYDEWTEDGILEYYWGEHIHLGHYGKPPRAKNFLKAKADFVHEMVRWGGLDQLPPGTKVLDVGCGIGGSSRILARDYGFDVTGITISPKQVERATQLTPPGVSATFAVDDAMNLSFPDGSFDVVWSVEAGPHMPDKAIFAQELLRVLKPGGKLVVADWNQRDDRHLPLNWWEQPVMTQLLDQWAHPKFSSIEGFSELLEATGFVEGQVMNADWSKETLPSWLHTIWVGAIRPWGWLQYGLPGFIKSVREIPTILLMRLAFGTGLCRFGMFQAVRGGGAKTTMNQAAQATIPR